The Centroberyx gerrardi isolate f3 chromosome 12, fCenGer3.hap1.cur.20231027, whole genome shotgun sequence genome has a window encoding:
- the setd2 gene encoding histone-lysine N-methyltransferase SETD2 isoform X3, with protein sequence MGDPCDLKHLVKEEGSGTSVKVEGLSKAALIKSLSPRVMLSSRLLPKGTKMKVNLEEQGRQKVSFSFSQTKKPLQSLFFVPPSPDKSLAEPPSALPLATSVPQDKVGQNTESIIEQIQSPMVPTSIAETVSPQTPVSPAPKPKTDLAKMHFKKQILSVSVTEEKPTSSIVPQEPHSSELQVLMKSSSKSGTEFPTPQPQNIISDCPSENAHTEASETRVTPSLKKPTESSGKDGESSSSNEQDNKVYKRKTRSQSDSAPPGSESDGDSVQMSSSHKSVESKSKTKPDSRSKEVKKSSSGSNVEEKEKSSSKRSENRERSSSYSKSDRDSRHTSSRSSRSDKDRRRSKSRSRSRSRGSRTSSSHSRSDRSRGERGSRSDRSYYHDSDRRSHRSSPRRERRGSRSRTDRTRDSSDSEDDHRKNRTRTSDSSRSSTHSSSQKDSKSSSYLKSEKDSKSVDSPHSSEMDKRTQSSKSERASKRTSDSDSQRKCSPELESNYRKSSTHHKSETNVKSTYSSLHTHSQTYERRRQKSSSSDSEVDHKGKSQASDRSSGSEETCKTSQKKSSKPDSKQVTPSKSSVKTSGIDRQSKDIFHSPNKIPTHLSPTESHSQNEKEKSDSQLDGTCQRKEQGNKDVKEMVSSLDKNLQEASPKRIKETKSSTEIENMNASPITSQNIYGGSLQHVNAAPGTLAIVKDSLCSNNLPNVDSNAAILHLCRSNDSIISSQDNNVVQCSLGPKSLLATADLPVTDHVQQNTMPENTQLNKYVTINMQSCTSIALKSDSLHLESENQLTHTSGQQNTDSVKKSSSNTKKSRWDIVGQDTSDSDNSQKVLCAETKPTVKKVISVKKIEFSKEVSQQDSSGIKDDIRREAEIHSKTVKQAETTKQEISSDSISMKGACKDQSEPSQAGTSADHSDFKPTVNQNTNIGEPLHINDTSQVDIVIEMQSWNGDGHEEKSKDSAHKIKPVKRKLLNQDGSGGQSEASDSDDSEYDSDCGEAIKRLHSVVVVPKNSSLTLDTQDTGASSSSQMNSSEPQHANKAADLNISEVPHQRQESASTACGETSGACANVNASPHDSMLCQSQSNMIDSTSQSEGSSSINAQPYKTPYNSAHERPKISATVNQIPPHSLENSRQSEQGHKQNYVSVRDGRMHPHYQHDDFSGADNINNKNGFSLGWDFSQPEQPSSTYQQPDSSHGPQLLNPKQTGISPPGQEYRQSNASWNHQPTIMQTSRPPYLHVLEHFQDAAGEVHPDSLTNDHEEDSGDKALSLSETAVECNGPLGSSSFVQGHEISSNSRGSANEGSAIPDPPREDNLRPHRGRGPPKKRRPEIESDSDNEAEPGPAVKRERQGETDVSKETPVKAEVSRPLLTLQDFQDSNKWREMSKIKKMPPYFDLIEENLYLTERKKSKSHRDIKRMQCECSMLSREERSRGVLACGEDCLNRLLMIECSSRCLNGVYCSNRRFQMKQHADFEVILTEDKGWGLRAAKDLSSNTFVLEYCGEVLDHKEFKTRVKEYARNKNIHYYFMSLKNNEIIDATLKGNCSRFMNHSCEPNCETQKWTVNGQLRVGFFTTKAVTSGTELTFDYQFQRYGKEAQKCFCGAPSCRGFLGGENRVSVRAAGGKMKKDRSRKKDTVSALTTVDEELEALLENGEGLYDEKEVVSLCRLMVRVETMEQKLICLKLIQDTQNPSCLKQFLDHHGLSLLWIFMVELSEAKGNSANNIKLQFAIMKTLAVLPISTKNMLEESRVLTFIQRWAQTHALPQPAEMDDYSSENTSRAQTPLNTPDGSSTKLGPELDSDTPKRAVYRRLKIISENSLDSALSDASKASDGKEDEEEEDEEEEDESSRAGLPDGKQVKADQVDEAANPAKEPTEESVKELTVEKQEEAETTPSIELQPQTQEVKDKMEELEIEKKDVDMKEDVSEALQDATEGPKETCDEQKESGEEQTSQAVEEEKKVEVEGEQPTIKIQEPESESTQMEVTDAPSEPPAEHMEIQAETKEAEKAPGSEEQPGESTTDVPPSSETPEASIASESTVAPMEPSVVGTPSQDEEEGVSDVESERSQEPQLSAVDIGGMAARLLESWKDLKEVYRIPKKSQVEKEANDRSRDRDAALTPRTPSGSREREREREKERERERDRDRDRDRDRDRDYDRDRDRDRDWDRDRDRERDRERDRDRDRDRDRDRDRDRASDKTPRSTERRRRRSTSPPPSSYERSSRRTEERFDPSNSNKTPRVVGGKERNKLSTEERRKLFEQEVAQREAQKQQQLQQQQQQLQTMAYDPSLAYASSPGFITYPPGYPIQTFVDPTNPNAGKAPPVSSLSQHITTNPLELAPGAPQQYAQPTVAAQDAGVAVLSVPAQTAPQVQGQQSYTTLWDPTTQQAVTVQTQPAQQYAAAPAQAQTQTAIYYQGQPCQTIYSIPTAYPQANTPVIQAYTEPTASYLHGQPVYTGHQQGVVVQQGGTVTTIVTSQTVQQEMIVPNNVIDLPPPSPPKPKTIVLPPSWKVARDPEGKIYYYHIVTRQTQWDPPTWEGSSDNASVDHDSEMDLGTPTYDENPSKFSTKTAEADTSSELAKKSKETFRKEMSQFIVQCLNPYRKPDCKLGRISNTDDFKHLARKLTHGVMNKELKACKNPEDLECNENVKHKTKEYIKKYMQRFGSVYRPKEDTELD encoded by the exons ATGGGGGACCCTTGTGACCTAAAGCACCTCGTAAA agaggaggggagtggtACCTCG GTGAAGGTGGAGGGCCTCTCCAAGGCAGCTCTTATCAAAAGCCTTTCTCCCAGAGTCATGCTGTCCAGCCGTCTCTTGCCTAAAGGGACCAAGATGAAGGTGAACCTCGAGGAGCAGGGTCGTCAGAAAGTGTCCTTCAGCTTCTCGCAGACAAAGAAGCCACTGCAGAGCCTGTTCTTCGTCCCTCCCAGCCCTGACAAGTCTCTAGCTGAACCTCCTTCTGCCTTGCCACTGGCAACCTCAGTCCCTCAAGACAAAGTAGGGCAGAATACAGAAAGTATAATTGAGCAAATACAGTCACCCATGGTGCCAACATCAATAGCAGAGACTGTTTCTCCTCAAACGCCAGTCTCCCCAGCCCCTAAACCGAAAACAGACCTAGCAAAGATGCATTTCAAGAAGCAAATTCTCAGTGTCTCTGTTACTGAAGAGAAACCGACATCCAGCATCGTGCCACAGGAACCACACTCTTCTGAACTGCAGGTTCTGATGAAATCCTCAAGTAAAAGTGGAACGGAATTCCCCACACCCCAGCCTCAGAATATTATCAGTGACTGCCCCTCTGAGAATGCTCACACAGAAGCGTCTGAGACGAGGGTAACCCCTAGCCTCAAAAAGCCAACTGAATCCTcaggaaaagatggagagagttcCAGCAGCAATGAGCAGGATAATAAGGTATACAAAAGGAAAACCAGGTCCCAATCTGATAGCGCTCCCCCTGGCTCAGAATCTGATGGCGATTCAGTCCAGATGTCTTCCAGCCACAAGTCAGTTGAATCCAAAAGTAAAACAAAGCCAGACAGCAGAAGCAAGGAGGTAAAAAAGTCTTCCTCTGGGTCAAATGtcgaggaaaaggaaaaaagttcCTCTAAGCGGTCAGAGAACCGCGAAAGGTCTTCTAGTTACTCAAAATCAGACCGTGATTCCAGACACACATCATCACGCTCATCTCGTTCAGACAAAGATCGCAGAAGGTCCAAGTCTAGATCACGGTCTAGATCAAGAGGCTCTCGGACAAGTTCATCCCACTCCAGATCAGACAGATCCAGGGGCGAGAGAGGGTCGCGCTCTGATAGGTCATACTATCATGATTCTGACCGGAGGTCACACAGGAGCTCTCcacgcagagagagaagaggctcTCGTTCCCGTACTGACAGAACCCGGGACAGTTCTGACTCTGAAGATGACCATAGGAAGAATCGGACAAGGACAAGTGACTCCAGTAGATCATCCACCCATTCAAGTTCACAGAAAGACTCAAAATCATCTTCCTACTTGAAATCTGAGAAAGACTCTAAATCTGTAGATTCTCCTCACTCTTCAGAGATggataaaagaacacaatcaTCAAAGTCTGAAAGAGCTTCAAAGCGAACATCGGACTCTGATTCCCAACGCAAGTGCTCTCCTGAACTTGAGTCTAATTACCGTAAATCTAGCACCCATCACAAGTCAGAGACCAACGTTAAATCCACTTATTCAAGTCTGCACACCCATTCTCAAACATATGAAAGAAGACGCCAAAAAAGTAGCTCCAGTGACTCTGAGGTGGATCATAAAGGAAAGTCACAGGCCTCTGACAGAAGCTCTGGCTCTGAGGAGACCTGTAAAACCTCCCAAAAGAAAAGCAGTAAGCCAGACTCAAAGCAGGTGACTCCCTCTAAGTCATCTGTGAAAACAAGTGGAATTGATAGACAATCAAAAGACATATTTCACAGCCCTAATAAGATACCAACACATTTAAGCCCCACAGAATCCCACTCTCAGAACGAAAAAGAAAAGTCAGATTCCCAACTAGATGGTACATGCCAGAGAAAGGAACAAGGCAACAAGGATGTCAAGGAGATGGTCTCATCCCTTGATAAGAATTTGCAAGAAGCATCTCCCAAgagaataaaagaaacaaaGTCAAGTACTGAAATTGAGAATATGAATGCCTCACCTATAACCTCTCAGAACATTTATGGTGGAAGCCTGCAGCATGTAAATGCTGCCCCAGGAACCTTGGCCATTGTGAAGGATAGCCTGTGTTCTAATAATCTACCAAATGTGGACTCTAATGCAGCTATCTTACATTTATGCCGTAGTAATGATAGTATAATATCCAGCCAGGACAACAACGTTGTTCAGTGTTCATTGGGGCCAAAATCCTTACTTGCTACAGCAGATTTACCTGTCACAGATCATGTCCAGCAGAACACTATGCCAGAGAATACTCAATTGAATAAATATGTGACTATCAACATGCAATCTTGCACAAGCATAGCTCTCAAATCTGATTCATTACATCTTGAATCTGAGAATCAGCTGACGCATACAAGTGGACAGCAGAACACTGATTCAGTTAAGAAAAGCAGCAGTAATACAAAAAAGTCTCGTTGGGATATTGTTGGGCAGGACACCTCAGACAGTGATAATTCTCAGAAGGTACTTTGCGCAGAGACTAAGCCTACTGTTAAAAAGGTGATTTCGGTCAAAAAAATAGAGTTTTCTAAAGAAGTCAGCCAACAAGACTCATCTGGAATAAAAGATGATATTCGGCGAGAAGCTGAGATACATTCCAAAACGGTGAAGCAGGCAGAGACCACTAAGCAGGAAATCAGCTCTGACAGCATATCTATGAAAGGTGCATGCAAAGACCAAAGTGAGCCTTCACAAGCAGGCACCAGTGCTGACCACTCTGACTTTAAACCCACAGTtaatcaaaacacaaacataggCGAACCTCTGCACATAAATGATACATCACAAGTTGACATAGTTATAGAGATGCAAAGTTGGAATGGTGATGGTCATGAAGAAAAATCGAAGGACAGTGCTCACAAGATCAAACCGGTTAAGAGAAAATTACTGAATCAGGATGGATCAGGAGGACAGAGTGAGGCCAGTGACAGTGACGACTCAGAGTATGACTCTGATTGCGGAGAGGCTATTAAACGATTGCACTCTGTAGTGGTAGTGCCAAAGAATTCTTCCCTAACATTGGATACACAGGACACGGGAGCCTCTTCATCTAGTCAAATGAATAGCTCAGAGCCACAGCATGCTAATAAAGCAGCTGACCTGAATATCAGTGAAGTCCCACATCAAAGGCAGGAAAGTGCTTCCACTGCATGTGGGGAGACCAGTGGTGCATGTGCTAATGTGAATGCGTCACCACATGACAGCATGTTGTGTCAATCCCAGAGTAATATGATTGATAGCACTAGTCAGTCAGAGGGTTCCAGCTCCATCAATGCCCAGCCTTACAAGACTCCTTATAACAGTGCCCATGAAAGACCAAAGATTAGTGCAACAGTGAACCAGATTCCTCCCCACAGCCTTGAGAATTCCAGGCAGTCTGAGCAAGGGCACAAACAGAATTATGTAAGTGTCAGAGATGGAAGGATGCACCCCCATTACCAACATGATGACTTCTCTGGTGCTGACAATATCAACAACAAGAATGGATTCAGCCTGGGTTGGGATTTCTCACAACCAGAGCAGCCCAGCAGTACATACCAGCAGCCTGATAGCAGTCATGGGCCACAGTTACTGAACCCTAAACAGACAGGAATCTCTCCCCCGGGACAGGAGTACAGGCAGAGTAATGCCTCCTGGAACCACCAACCCACAATCatgcagaccagcagaccacCCTACCTCCATGTGCTTGAACATTTTCAGGATGCGGCAGGTGAAGTTCATCCTGACTCTCTTACTAATGACCATGAGGAAGACAGTGGAGATAAAGCATTAAGTCTTAGTGAAACCGCAGTCGAATGCAATGGACCTCTAGGGTCATCAAGCTTTGTCCAAGGTCATGAAATAAGCAGCAACAGCAGGGGCTCTGCCAACGAAGGCTCTGCCATCCCTGACCCCCCTAGAGAAGACAACCTTAGGCCCCACAGAGGCAGGGGGCCTCCCAAGAAAAGGCGTCCAGAGATTGAGTCAGATTCAGACAATGAGGCAGAACCTGGGCCTGCGGTCAAAAGGGAGCGTCAAGGAGAAACGGATGTCTCTAAGGAAACTCCTGTTAAGGCTGAGGTGAGCCGCCCTTTACTCACTCTGCAGGACTTTCAAGATTCCAATAAATGGAGAGAGATGTCCAAGATTAAAAAGATGCCCCCTTATTTTGACTTGATTGAAGAGAACCTGTATCTAACTGAGAG AAAAAAGAGCAAATCTCATCGAGATATCAAGAGAATGCAATGTGAGTGCTCAATGCTGTCCAGAGAGGAGCGGTCTCGTGGAGTATTGGCTTGCGGGGAGGACTGCTTAAACCGACTGCTGATGATTGAGTG CTCATCACGGTGCCTGAATGGAGTGTACTGCTCTAACCGACGCTTTCAGATGAAACAGCATGCAGACTTTGAGGTTATCCTCACAGAAGACAAGGGCTGGGGATTACGTGCAGCTAAAGACTTGTCTTC AAACACCTTCGTACTGGAATACTGCGGTGAGGTGTTGGACCACAAGGAGTTCAAAACAAGGGTGAAAGAGTATGCTCGCAATAAGAACATCCACTACTATTTCATGTCTTTAAAGAATAATGAG ATCATTGATGCAACACTGAAGGGTAATTGCTCTCGATTCATGAACCATAGCTGTGAGCCCAACTGTGAGACCCAAAAG TGGACTGTCAACGGTCAACTTAGAGTTGGGTTCTTCACCACCAAGGCAGTCACTTCAGGAACTGAACTGACTTTTGATTACCAATTCCAGCGATACGG CAAAGAGGCCCAGAAATGCTTTTGTGGAGCTCCTAGCTGCAGAGGCTTCCTGGGTGGGGAGAACAGAGTTAGTGTTCGAGCAGCTGGAGGGAAGATGAAGAAAGACCGCAGTCGAAAGAAGGATACAGTGAGCGCTCTTACTACG gtgGACGAGGAGCTGGAGGCACTACTGGAGAACGGAGAGGGCCTGTATGATGAGAAAGAGGTGGTGTCTCTCTGCAGACTGATGGTCCGAGTGGAGACCATGGAGCAGAAACTCATCTGTCTCAAACTGATTCAA GATACTCAGAATCCATCATGCCTGAAGCAGTTCCTAGACCACCATGGTTTGTCGTTGCTGTGGATCTTCATGGTTGAGCTGTCTGAAGCTAAGGGCAACAGTGCCAACAACATCAAACTGCAGTTTGCG ATTATGAAGACCCTAGCTGTGCTACCCATCTCTACTAAGAACATGTTGGAGGAGAGCAGAGTCCTGACCTTCATTCAGCGATGGGCACAGACACACGCTCTCCCACAGCCTGCTGAGATGGACGACTACTCCAGTGAGAACACGTCACGTGCTCAAACACCCCTCAACACCCCTGACGGTTCCTCCACCAAACTGGGACCAGAATTGGACAGTGACACCCCCAAACGGGCTGTGTACCGCCGCCTCAAAATCATCAGTGAAAACAGTCTGGACAGTGCACTCTCTGATGCCAGCAAAGCATCTGATGGgaaggaggacgaggaggaggaggatgaggaggaggaagatgaatcTTCACGTGCTGGACTGCCTGATGGAAAACAGGTGAAGGCAGACCAAGTAGATGAAGCTGCAAATCCTGCAAAGGAACCAACGGAAGAATCAGTCAAAGAGTTGACAGTGGAGAAACAAGAAGAGGCAGAAACGACTCCAAGCATTGAGCTCCAACCTCAAACACAGGAGGTGAAAGACAAAATGGAGGAGTTGGAGATAGAGAAGAAGGATGTTGACATGAAAGAGGATGTGAGTGAGGCTCTGCAGGATGCAACTGAAGGGCCAAAGGAGACTTGTGACGAACAGAAGGAGAGTGGGGAGGAGCAGACCAGTcaggcagtggaggaggagaagaaggtaGAGGTTGAAGGAGAGCAGCCCACCATTAAAATTCAAGAGCCTGAGAGCGAGTCCACCCAAATGGAAGTTACTGATGCTCCGTCTGAGCCGCCTGCAGAGCATATGGAGATCCAGGCAGAGACAAAAGAGGCTGAGAAAGCTCCTGGCAGTGAGGAGCAACCTGGTGAATCTACCACTGATGTTCCCCCCAGCTCTGAGACCCCAGAGGCCAGTATAGCCTCTGAGAGCACAGTGGCCCCAATGGAGCCCTCAGTGGTGGGAACTCCTTCtcaggatgaggaggagggtgtcTCAGATGTGGAGAGTGAGAGGAGTCAGGAGCCCCAACTCAGTGCTGTGGACATTGGTGGTATGGCAGCCAGGCTCCTGGAAAGCTGGAAGGACCTGAAG GAGGTGTACAGAATACCAAAGAAAAGTCAGGTGGAGAAGGAAGCAAATG ATCGCAGCCGAGATCGAGATGCAGCTTTGACGCCACGCACCCCTTCTGGTAGCCGAGAGCGtgaaagggagcgagagaaggagagggagagggagcgcgaccgagaccgagaccgagaccgggaccgggaccgggactatgacagagacagagacagagatcgagactgggacagggacagagaccgGGAGCGGGACCGGGAGCGGGACCGGGACAgggaccgggaccgggaccgggacAGGGACCGTGATCGAGCTTCTGACAAAACCCCCCGCAGTACGGAACGACGGAGGAGACGCTCTACTTCTCCACCACCCTCATCCTATGAGAGGAGCAGCCGACGTACTGAGGAACG GTTTGACCCATCGAACAGCAACAAGACACCAAGGGTGGTTGGTGGGAAGGAGCGTAACAAGCTGTCCACAGAGGAACGCAGGAAACTGTTTGAGCAGGAGGTTGCTCAGCGGGAAGCCCAGAAACAACAGCAgcttcaacagcagcagcagcagctccagactATGGCTTATGACCCCAGTCTGGCCTATGCCTCCAGCCCCGGCTTCATCACCTACCCTCCTGGATACCCCATCCAGACCTTCGTGGACCCCACCAACCCCAACGCAGGAAAA GCCCCTCCAGTCTCTAGCCTCTCTCAGCACATCACCACCAACCCACTGGAACTCGCCCCCGGCGCCCCCCAGCAGTATGCCCAGCCAACTGTAGCAGCCCAGGACGCAGGGGTCGCCGTCCTGTCTGTCCCTGCCCAGACAGCCCCTCAGGTGCAGGGCCAGCAGAGCTACACCACCCTGTGGGACCCCACCACTCAGCAGGCAGTCACTGTGCAGACCCAGCCAGCGCAGCAGTATGCTGCAGCCCCAGCACAGGCTCAGACGCAGACGGCCATCTATTACCAGGGCCAGCCATGCCAAACCATCTATAGCATCCCCACTGCCTACCCTCAGGCCAACACTCCCGTCATACAG GCATACACTGAGCCCACTGCCAGCTACCTGCATGGCCAGCCTGTGTATACAGGCCACCAACAAGGAGTGGTGGTGCAGCAGGGAGGCACAGTCACCACCATTGTCACATCCCAAACTGTCCAGCAG gaAATGATTGTACCCAACAATGTGATAgacctgcctcctccctctccacccaaGCCCAAAACCATTGTCCTACCTCCAAGTTGGAAAGTGGCTCGGGACCCTGAAGGCAAGATCTACTACTACCACATTGTCACAAG GCAAACACAGTGGGACCCTCCAACCTGGGAGGGCAGCAGCGATAATGCTAGCGTGGACCATGACTCTGAGATGGACCTGGGAACACCCACCTACGATGAGAACCCCTCCAAG TTCTCCACTAAGACAGCTGAAGCAGACACCTCCAGTGAATTGGCTAAAAAGAGTAAAGAGACGTTTCGCAAAGAG ATGTCCCAGTTCATAGTGCAGTGTCTAAACCCTTATCGAAAGCCAGACTGCAAATTAGGACGCATCAGCAACACGGATGACTTCAAACACCTGGCTAGAAAG CTAACTCACGGTGTTATGAATAAGGAGTTGAAAGCTTGCAAGAACCCCGAGGACCTCGAGTGTAATGAAAATGTGAAGCACAAGACCAAGGAGTACATCAAGAAGTACATGCAGAGGTTTGGCTCCGTGTACAGgcccaaagaagacacagagtTGGACTAG